One window from the genome of Epinephelus moara isolate mb chromosome 21, YSFRI_EMoa_1.0, whole genome shotgun sequence encodes:
- the LOC126382630 gene encoding nuclear factor 7, brain-like produces the protein MASRSEEDLCCPICHDVFRDPVVLSCSHSFCKGCLQDWWREKPIHECPFCKRRSSKDCPPVSLVLKNLCEAFLQEGDRRASEALCSLHSEKLKLFCLEHQQPVCVVCRVSEKHTNHRFKPIDEAAREHKGKLQKTLEPLKEKLKTFQQVQVKFNRTAYHMKVQAQHTERQIKEQFKKLHQFLEEEEEARMAALREEEEQKSQMMKEKMEALTREIAALSDTVRATEEELRAEDISFLQNYKAAVDRVQQRLPLDNPQLLSGALIDEAKHLGNLTFIIWSKMKDLVSYTPVILDPNTTHRKLILSEELTSVQHGQRQQLPDNPERLEDYVTVLGSEGFNSGTHSWDIEVGDNTSWSVGVLAESFRKKPQKQSGSWEMWFYKGEYSARSLPGLFTPLRVQRKLQRIRVKLDWNRGELLFSDPDTSTHIHDLKHTFTERLFPYISTVDKVPLKILPLKVCVTKQQETDISRTLMEEKS, from the coding sequence ATGGCTTCCAGATCAGAGGAGGATCTCTGCTGTCCGATCTGTCACGATGTCTTTAGAGATCCTGTCGTTCTGTCATGTAGCCACAGCTTCTGTAAAGGCTGTCTGCAGGACTGGTGGAGAGAGAAACCAATACATGAGTGTCCATTTTGTAAGAGAAGATCTTCAAAGGACTGCCCGCCTGTTAGTCTGGTATTAAAGAACCTGTGTGAGGCCTTCTTACAGGAGGGAGACCGGAGAGCCTCAGAGGCTCTCTGCAGTCTGCACTCTGAGAAACTCAAACTCTTCTGTctggaacatcaacagccaGTGTGTGTCGTCTGCAGGGtttcagaaaaacacaccaaCCACAGATTCAAACCCATCGATGAAGCTGCACGAGAACACAAGGGGAAACTTCAGAAAACTCTGGAGCCCTTAAAGGAGAAGTTAAAGACTTTTCAGCAAGTTCAAGTGAAGTTTAATCGAAcagcatatcacatgaaagtccAGGCgcaacacacagagaggcagattaAGGAGCAGTTCAAGAAGCTCCACCAGTTTctagaagaggaagaggaggccagGATGGCTGcactgagggaggaagaggagcagaagagtcagatgatgaaggagaagatggaggCTCTAACCAGAGAGATAGCGGCTCTTTCAGACACAGTGAGAGccacagaggaggagctgagagCTGAAGACATCTCATTCCTACAGAACTACAAGGCTGCAGTGGACAGAGTCCAGCAGCGCCTCCCACTAGATAATCCGCAGCTGCTCTCAGGAGCTCTGATAGACGAGGCCAAACACCTGGGCAACCTGACTTTCATCATCTGGAGCAAGATGAAGGACTTGGTCTCCTACACTCCTGTGATTCTGGACCCAAACACTACTCATCGGAAACTCATCCTGTCTGAGGAACTGACCAGTGTGCAACACGGACAGAGACAGCAGCTTCCTGATAATCCAGAAAGACTTGAGGATTATGTCACTGTCCTCGGCTCTGAGGGCTTTAACTCAGGGACTCACAGCTGGGATATCGAAGTTGGAGACAATACCTCCTGGTCAGTGGGTGTATTAGCAGAGTCTTTCCGGAAGAAGCCCCAGAAACAGTCTGGATCATGGGAAATGTGGTTCTACAAAGGTGAATACTCGGCACGGTCACTACCAGGTCTATTTACTCCTCTCCGAGTGCAGAGGAAGCTCCAGAGGATCAGAGTGAAACTGGACTGGAACAGAGGAGAGCTGTTGTTCTCTGATCCTGATActagcacacacatacacgacCTAAAACACACTTTCACTGAGAGGCTGTTCCCATACATTAGCACAGTGGACAAAGTCCCACTGAAGATATTACCACTGAAGGTCTGTGTGAcaaaacaacaggaaacagataTAAGCAGGACATTAATGGAAGAAAAAAGTTAA